The Pygocentrus nattereri isolate fPygNat1 chromosome 4, fPygNat1.pri, whole genome shotgun sequence genome includes a window with the following:
- the rd3l gene encoding protein RD3-like, producing the protein MESRYHGHHPLTSTSLPTPFMAWMKWPYVEGEQGPSCVAPGGPGRVLLQELLWQLEHRERQALEEELQHRFSHSSSLAYRRPLARPSLLALMPSSECRQLERLCARIPPSHTATVLSRFRDILAHNDVLPWELVCVFKQVLKDFLRRQDEYRRPFPLPPPTLLPVSPPHAESNGSTRQSRKSPSATPSPEGQERHREEIPTISSYVDRHLRSACPYAVQRDCLPYCQSLPYDCPEAYSTTL; encoded by the exons ATGGAGTCACGGTATCATGGACATCACCCTCTGACTTCGACAAG CCTGCCCACGCCGTTCATGGCATGGATGAAGTGGCCTTATGTGGAAGGTGAGCAGGGGCCAAGCTGTGTGGCCCCCGGGGGCCCCGGCCGTGTGTTGCTGCAGGAGCTTCTCTGGCAGTTAGAACACAGAGAGCGGCAGGCTTTGGAGGAAGAGCTGCAACATCGCTTCTCCCACAGCAGCAGTCTGGCATACAGACGCCCCCTTGCCCGGCCCAGCTTGCTTGCCCTGATGCCGTCCTCCGAGTGCAGGCAGCTGGAGCGCCTCTGTGCCCGCATCCCACCCTCACACACTGCTACTGTCCTCTCCag GTTCCGTGACATTTTGGCTCACAATGATGTCCTTCCCTGGGAGCTTGTGTGCGTCTTCAAGCAGGTGCTGAAGGACTTCCTGAGAAGGCAGGACGAGTACAGGCGTCCATTCCCTCTGCCCCCGCCAACACTACTTCCTGTTTCTCCTCCTCATGCAGAAAGCAATGGCAGCACCCGACAGTCAAGGAAATCGCCTTCTGCCACACCCTCACCTGAAGGGCAGGAGAGGCATAGAGAAGAGATCCCCACCATCTCCAGCTATGTGGACAGGCATTTGCGCAGCGCCTGCCCTTATGCTGTCCAAAGAGACTGTCTGCCCTACTGCCAGTCCTTGCCCTATGACTGCCCTGAAGCTTACAGCACCACTCTGTGA
- the atp5mpl gene encoding ATP synthase subunit ATP5MPL, mitochondrial yields the protein MAGGVFAGWWSKLGPYYSKAYQELWVGVGIMTYLYYKVSYGGKKAVKSKPAH from the exons ATGGCAGGTGGTGTATTTGCTGGCTGGTGGTCGAAGCTGGGCCCTTACTACTCCAAGGCGTACCAGGAGTTGTGGGTTGGTGTAGGAATCATGACTTACCTTTACTACAAAGTCTCCTATGGAG gAAAGAAAGCAGTGAAATCCA AACCTGCACACTGA